GGGCTTTACCGGCAGGCTATGGCGTTACCGGTTGGAAAACTCGGGCAACGCCTTGGGCGATCTGCAATCCATAAACGACCATGAGCTTCTCATCATCGAGCGGGACGCAGCCCAAGGACCTGCCGCCGCATTGAAGAAGGTTTTCAGGATCGATCTATTGCAGATCGATCGGGCGGGTTTTGTGGCCAAGACCGAGCCCTTGAACCTCCTCGACATCGACGATCCCAATGGGATCTCGACCTCCGTCCCCCCACCTCGCCCTGGAGACTTCGGTCTCGGGGATAGGTTCAGGTTTCCCTTCATCACCATCGAAGACGTAGTGATCCTGTCGCCTTCGGAACTCCTGGTCATCAACGACAACAATTTTCCGTTCTCGGCAGGCCGCAACCCGAGCCTTCCCGATGACAATGAATTCATTCGAGTCCGACTCGACGACGCACTCGACGTCGACCCGGAGGTTCTGGTGCGGCCACCGCTTTTGACGGCGCGCGAGGAGCTTCTGGCCGGGGCGGATGCGGCGCTCACGGGCGCGTTCGACGACGCCGGTGGATCGGGGACGCTCGCCCTTGCGGCAATGAAACGCGCCCGGGATTTATTCCGTTTATATGAGCCGAAAAGGCTCGAAAAGCGCCTACACCTTTTGCGTGAAGCGCGAGAGCTCACCGGTGTCGCGCTCGACAAGGCGGAGCTCCGCCGATCGGAGCAAGGCCGCGGCCGGCTTCATCGCAGCCTGGGGCTTGATTCGTCAGGCCCTGCCGCGAGTGAAGAACTAGAGCGGCGACTCTACCGCGGGGCGTTTGCGCAGCTACGAATGGAGCAGATCGACGGCTTGGTCGGCACCGCTAGCCGATAGCTTTGTAAGACGCAGGAGGGACCCGGTGCCCCGACTGCCTTTCGTCATTCCAACCAGAAGAGGTTCCCGATGCCAAACCGATCCTGCGAGCGCGAGGGCCACGTGATGTCCTCTGAACGGCACCAGCGTCCCGCCCCCCTATCCCTGCAACGCATGCGCACCATCCGATATTGGGCACGGTGTCTCCTATGTGGAGTATTGGCGGTGGGCTCAGTACTGAGCACGTCCGCGATTGCCGCACCCAAGGTCGTGATGCTCTCTCTGGACGGTGCCACGCCCCGTAACATCGAAAGGTTTCTGAACGATGGCACCTTGAGCGAAAGACGCGGCCTTGGGCTCCTCATCAAACGCGGGGTGATGGCGGAGCGGAATGTCACCGTGACTCCGTCGCTCACCGCTCCCGGGCATATCGCGATCGCGACCGGCTCGACGGCGGCAAAGAACGACGTCCTTGCCAACAGCTTTCACCTACTCGCCAGCCCCTTCGCGAGGAACATCAGCGGCTTTTCCGCCCCCATCGGCGGCTATCTGTTCAGTCCCCACGGGCCCGAGGAAAGTCGGGACCCGAGCGCCGAGCCCCTGTGGGTAGCGTTGGCGAGCTGCCGGAAAAAAGGTCGTGACCGCGACCTTTCCAGGCGGGGACGGGCTCGATATCCGCGTACCCGGCCTGATCGATAACCCCGTCATCCAGCCGGCGAGCGTGCGCACGGTGGACTATACGGTACCCTTCGGGGCTTTCGCCGGCTTGGGTGCGCGGGGCTTCGAGCTGTCCGGTTCGGATTTCGGTCTCGCTCCGCAAACGACGCTCGACCAACTTGAGGCCGCCGGCCGGACGAGTTTCAGCTCGGTTCGGCAGACTCCGCTCGAAACCTTCACCGTGGGAGGCGTTAGCTACGACATCCGTGTCGCGGCCCTCGATACCTCCGATGATAACGCGATCAACTACGATACCGTGGTATTCTTCGACGAAACCCAGGGGATCCTGCCTGGCTCATTCTCGCTGCCCGCGACGGGACCGGCCTTCGTGAAAGCGAATGCGGGACGCTCCAGTCTCTTCTACCTGGAAGGAAGCAGTAACCAGGCGGGCACTGCGTTCTATGTCGCGCATCTCGCCCCGGACCTATCGAGCGTCCGCATCGCGCGCTACGCGGCCAATTTCATCCCGCGCAATGAACCCGTGTCAGAAAACGTGGGCGACGCCAACAGCCACGTGGGCTTCTGGGCCCCGCAACCGGACTTTCGCATTCCCGAACGCCTGAGCCCTGGATTTGTCAACTTCCCGGACCTCGAGCTTGAGGCGATCTACCAAGATCAGGTCCGCTCCTTCGTCGATTACCAGACCCGCCTCGCCCTGCGGTCCATCGAACAAAACCAAGACGCCGATCTCGCCATGATCTATATCGAGCAGCCGGACGGCTCGGGTCATCAGTTCTTGATTACCGATCCGCGGCAGGCGACCAATCCGCTGGACGCGAGCTCCATCGGTCCGAATCAGGATCGAGCGAAAGTACTCCGTTATCGCGAATATCTTCGTCGCGCGTACCAGGTCGCGGATGACGCGGTACAACGTATCATCGAGGCCGTGGGTCAGGAACCCAATGGCCAGCCGAGGAGCAATTTCATCGTAGTCTCGGACCACGGTTTCGCCCCGTTCCATACGGCCGTCAACATCAATAACCTTCTCACAAGCCACGGGCTCGAACCCACCAAGGTCCGCGCCATCACTTCGGGACCGGCCGTGAACGTCTACATCAACCTCCAGGGACGCGAGCCGGACGGCATCGTTTCGCGCGAGGAGTACATCACCTTACAGCATCGGATCGCCGGAATCTTCGGACAATTGATCGATACCAACCCGATCTACACCATGGGAGAAGCGAGCTCTCTGGTCTTCGAAAAGGTCTACCGCCGGCCTCTGCCCACCGACGTTGCTGACCCGTCCTTTGGCCTCGGAACCAGCGAGTTCATCGGTTAAGATGGGGGCGATGTCTTCGCGCTGCTCGACGTCGGCTACAACTTCGATGGGACGCAGGCACCCGTTGTCCAGCGTCTTGGTGACCCGAGTGTAACCGCTCCGGTCTTTTCCGTACCGAACTTCTATGGCGCTCACGGCTACAATCCGAAGCAGAGAGCATGAGCGCGATCTTTCCGAAGGACCGGGTAGACGGCGGGCATCGTGAGCCGTGAACCGACTCAGGATGTCCGCCACCGGTAAGGAGCGGGGTCCGAGGCGGGAGGCCCCCCTCTAGATAAACCGATCCTCTGTCCTTGCGCTGTGGTGATCACGCAGGGGATCGGCCGCACCAGGCCGAATAATCCCCGCCCCACCGATCGCCTGCGCGGCTGCGCCGTCCGCGACTTGATACCATTCGGTACTTCCCTAATACTAGCCAAACATATTTGAAATTTGAGATCCACCGGGCGTTTGACCGATGATCTTGTTATCGAGACGAGACCAAGGGAGGGACGACCGGTGGAATGGTTCGCGAAGCTGTTTGGCAGCCTGCTGGTG
This window of the Pseudomonadota bacterium genome carries:
- a CDS encoding alkaline phosphatase family protein; the protein is MPNRSCEREGHVMSSERHQRPAPLSLQRMRTIRYWARCLLCGVLAVGSVLSTSAIAAPKVVMLSLDGATPRNIERFLNDGTLSERRGLGLLIKRGVMAERNVTVTPSLTAPGHIAIATGSTAAKNDVLANSFHLLASPFARNISGFSAPIGGYLFSPHGPEESRDPSAEPLWVALASCRKKGRDRDLSRRGRARYPRTRPDR
- a CDS encoding alkaline phosphatase family protein; its protein translation is MTATFPGGDGLDIRVPGLIDNPVIQPASVRTVDYTVPFGAFAGLGARGFELSGSDFGLAPQTTLDQLEAAGRTSFSSVRQTPLETFTVGGVSYDIRVAALDTSDDNAINYDTVVFFDETQGILPGSFSLPATGPAFVKANAGRSSLFYLEGSSNQAGTAFYVAHLAPDLSSVRIARYAANFIPRNEPVSENVGDANSHVGFWAPQPDFRIPERLSPGFVNFPDLELEAIYQDQVRSFVDYQTRLALRSIEQNQDADLAMIYIEQPDGSGHQFLITDPRQATNPLDASSIGPNQDRAKVLRYREYLRRAYQVADDAVQRIIEAVGQEPNGQPRSNFIVVSDHGFAPFHTAVNINNLLTSHGLEPTKVRAITSGPAVNVYINLQGREPDGIVSREEYITLQHRIAGIFGQLIDTNPIYTMGEASSLVFEKVYRRPLPTDVADPSFGLGTSEFIG
- a CDS encoding esterase-like activity of phytase family protein, translating into MAATLTGRAVLPAVTFAPGPTSGKLIGPGPFNGIIPPFPDQQPVQGFSGALDRGDGTFEVMADNGFGAKDNSADFHLRVYTVRPSFVTDSGGNANVTVERFVELTDPKRRSGFPIQNENVLGRVLTGADLDIESIQRGRDGSLWIGDEFGPFVLHVSASGELLDAPFPTPGVQSDSNPFIPAGSGNLPNSRGFEGMAISPDGRFLYPMLEGALKTDPDPKLTLRLFEFDTVAKGFTGRLWRYRLENSGNALGDLQSINDHELLIIERDAAQGPAAALKKVFRIDLLQIDRAGFVAKTEPLNLLDIDDPNGISTSVPPPRPGDFGLGDRFRFPFITIEDVVILSPSELLVINDNNFPFSAGRNPSLPDDNEFIRVRLDDALDVDPEVLVRPPLLTAREELLAGADAALTGAFDDAGGSGTLALAAMKRARDLFRLYEPKRLEKRLHLLREARELTGVALDKAELRRSEQGRGRLHRSLGLDSSGPAASEELERRLYRGAFAQLRMEQIDGLVGTASR